TTGTGGACATGGCAGTGGCATATGAGAGTGGCTTAGCAATGGCCACATAACGGTCATAGGCCATGGCTGCCAGAAGGTAGCACTCGCTATAGGCAAGGCCAGCTGAGAAGAAGAATTGGGAGGCACAACCACCAAAGGAAATGCTCTTGTCTTCAGAGATGCAGTTCACCAAGATCTTTGGCGTGTAGACGGAGGAATACCACAGATCCAGGAAGGAAAGGTTCCCAATGAAGAAATACATGGGTGTCTGGAGGTGAGAGCTGCTGCAGATTAGAACAATGAGTGCAATGTTCCCGGCTAGACTAGCTATATAAATGATGAGAAACACCACAAACAGTATCAGTTGCAGTTTGGGATTTGTTGTGAATCCCAAAAGGATGAATTCAGTGACTGTGGTGTGATTTCCTCCTTCCATGAATCTTCTGCCAATCATTTGCTGAAGGATCTGAAAACACACAGGACACACAGGACACTGAACACTTGGAACGGCTCATTTTCCACAATATTTTCTGACTCAGAGAGTTCACAAGGGCAATTAAAAATGGGGACGAAGGAGATTACTTGTTTAATGAGATTCTCACTTATACACACTTCAGAATTATTTTGGGCTTTAAATTTCTCACCTGGAAAAAAGTCATGTttttactgtattggcctgaatataagccacacccgaatataagactcacttttaaaattcaaggggggaaaagaaaacaagacaatacctgaatataagccgctcccgtAAAATTCTGCAGGCGCTCACACCCGTTCAATTTTACcgcatgtctgtttcagcagcaatattgtaaaagcccatttttgtaaggtcacaaatttaagccacactttaacttttcacggtcaggaattttttttgggggggatgaggcttgtattcaggccaatatgataaaatactttttaatctGACACTTTTCTcagtttgttcgtttgtttttaaatctgactttactgttgttattttgcaaaaaaacaaaagtcTCTGAAATATTATAGTGCAATGACTATGGCAGTTCAGAGAAATGTATTATGAATGTGCTCTAATTTCTAGAGATCAGAAAATATCATTTACAGTACAGAGAACTGACGTAGGAAGATACATACTTCTGGCTCTGTCAGTTACACGTTATGAGAGTTTGACCAGATTCATGGAAATAAATCTTTGTTCATATTAAACAGATTGTTTTAATTATATATAGGAATATATTGCAATTGGATTGAGACGGGAACCCTCAAAACACTTGCTAGGATGCAAGAATACACTATGACATTGTGTTGCAGATGCAACTTTTTTCATCAAACAGCATCAAAAGACTCAGCAATTAAATGTAAGAATATTAGTCCATTTGTGTATTCCAGAcacccccaaatttcagccctccagatgttttggactacaattcccatcatccctgaccactggtcctgttagctagggatcatgggagttgtaggccaaaacatctggagggccaaagtttggggatgcctggtgtattcTCTTTCAGTTCCAAGCGTCAATCACTCCTTCTGTCATGATTTGTGAATTAACTTTATTTAAAGGTGATGATCGTGAGCCATTAACACAATGCTAGAAGTGGATGTCGTGTCTGCACTGAGAGTCACTAGAGAGGCAAGGAGGTGCGGTGGCAGTGAGGTTTGCACAGTGCAGATGCACCCGTGAACTCAATGTGGTGCTCTGCTGGCCCATTTACAATGTACCAAGTCAGCTCCATCACACCCCTTCCCCTCTCTATCCTGGTAGGCTGCAGCAACTCATCTGGACAGATGTGTGCAGCCCTGTGTATGTCTTCTGCAGACACCTGGTGGTTCCAGATGGGGATGTTCATCCCCTGACACATCAAGACACACATGAGCAGTTCAAAGAAGGCTTGAATGCCATCCTTGtgtttgcatcatcatcatcagcagcTGTATAAGTGAAAAACCTACATGCTGATCTCCCTTGATGTATTTGGCTAATCGTATTTGAGGTGGTATGGAAGTTCAGCCTAGGCTCTTTCCTCCATGGTGACTCATGTTTAGCTGCAAATCACCACCTAATGCTGCAGGCAAGACATGTGAGAACAAGATAGAGAAcagggcagccgggggggggggctctgttgttgaccctgatgttgggaaagacagggagaaggggacgacagaggacgagatggttggacagtctaccaacatgagtctgaccaaactgcgggaagacaggagtgcctggcgtgctccgttccatggggtcacgaagagacggacacgactaaacgactaaacgacaacaaaagcTTATCCTTTAATtgaatggaattttaaaaaaatatatctagaGGTTTTCTGTTGTTATTCTGAAATCATAGTTATCATAATCATTCTGGCACCAAAATTATGCAACCCTTTGAACTCACCAAGCCTCATTTCCTTACCTTCTCAAGCCCATCCAGTGAGAGACCCCTTCTTGCTATTTCCAGGCTCTGCAAAGCTTTCCAAACTaggataaataaaaatagaactaAGTTGCAGGGAAACTGGAAGCCAAATTTAGGTGTACTGGGTTATGCTCACATGGTTTTCTGTCGCTGGCCACTGATGGCCAATTAATGATAGAGAATGTCATTTTTCTCTTGGTGATAAGCTTAAAGTGTCTTCTGGCAGCACCATATGGAAGAGCTGCAAGGTTATGGAAAGTGTCTCTGTTCCGCTGCTGAGCTCTGGAACCAAGAGCTCTAGGGTCTATCTGCCCTTTTCCTTGTTGTACTAGGAAATCAATGGATATCTTTAAAGTTTTACTTTGAATATAAAAGATGGCAATTTTAATTTCCTCAGATGAAGCTGATCTCAGTGTTCTACTGTTCCATCACATCTAATAGTCCTGATTAGAAAGAGCAGGTGGATATTTATCCAGAACgttctgatccccccccccagtgctatcAGTGGGACTGCATTTCAGAGCTCTGGTGCAATTAAAGGTTTGCATTTGGTGCCTGTTGCTCTCAGGTGGGTTGCTATATGATTAGGTAGTTGGGTAAAGATTTGTTTACTCACTAGAAGGAACAAGTGTTGTGAACATATTCCCTAGAGTTCATTAACTtgtatgtcatagaatcatagaatcatagagttggaagagaccacaagggccatccagtccaacccccggccaagcaggaaacaccatcaaagcatctttcacatatgcctgtcaagcctctgcttaaagacctccaaagaaggagactccaccacactccttggtagcaaattccactgccgaacagctcttactgtcaggaagttcttcctaatgtttaggtggaatcttctttcttgtagtttgaatccattgctccgtgtccgcttctctggagcaacagaaaacaacctttctccctcctctaaatgacatccttatatatatttgaacatggctatcatatcaccccttaaccttctcttctccaggctaaacatacccagctccctaagccgttcctcataaggcatcgttcccaggcctttgaccattttggttgccctcttctggacacgttccagcttgtcagtatccttcttgaactgtggtgcccagaatatGTCCACAGTCCACAGTCACCCATCCATCAGAATTCCATATTATCTATGAGCTTCAGTGAATATTCATGAGTTTTATATTTTTAGCTGAAATatgcactttcttttttcttttttggtcaaATTAATTCCCTACActttgcacacatgcacaaaggTAATATTTAGCTCACAACATCTTGAGATTATTTGCACATACCAGCCCCTATGCACTTTGTTGATCGTAGCTCTTTAGTTCAGAGACATCTTGATAACACCCTGAAGCAAGTGAAACCATGTAGACCTACAGGCCAATCATATAGGATGTGGGGCGCCATGATGTCACTGGGATGTCTGAATAAATGAACCCATGCAAGCAGAAAAAAGCCAATCATGTACCATGTTGCATCATGACATAttgaattcaataataataataataataataataataataataataataataagaatacagtggtgcctcgctagacgaatgccgtGTAAGATGAACTTTTCGCTTAATGAAGatatttttctagcagaggttgccttgcaagacgaatttgttttgcgaaaaaatcgtctagcgaataacggtttcccataggaatgcattgaaattcaattaatgcgttcctatgggcaatttttaaaaaaacaaaattcaatgcattcctatgggattcgctagacgaatttttcgttatacgaattgacccgtggaatgaattaaatccgtcaggcgaggcaccactgtacatacatacatacatacatacatacatacatacatacataccgcaCCCATCAGAAACCTAATGGTGAACAAAAATTATGATAAGCATGTTGAGAACAGAGAGAAAAGGATTCCGTCATAGGGAATCCTATGATGGGAATGCCAGGTGCTTGCATATggtttatttttctagaaaaaaaagagatgctggaattCAGCACAAACACCTCTCTCGTTCTttaagaatggcaatggcgcccacctgagaggtgccagaactgagttctggtgagttccaggtgaaaaaaagccctgggtttacctttttctctccctccccccacagtggcagaggaagggggttgcGGTAGGTGCAGCGGTTGTGAGTAAGGGTAAAGGACGCCGGCAACACAGCCCAGCCCCCGCgcccccagtatgcagccaggagcagcgaggaatggagcagcttatattcaggtattttttatattttttctctcccccccctccaactttaaaggtgcggcttatattcgggtgtggcttatattcaggccaatatggtattaaAACAGTAATccataataatttttatatttgCAATTGCATTGAGtttgcatttttcatttcattaacaGAGTTGACAACAGTGAACTCAAGATTTATTTCCTAAGTGGATACATACAAGCAATTCAGACTCCACAACCATATACATTGTTAGAATTTATTTGCCCTAAATACCATCACTTcttggtcctatcacctcctggcaaatagaaggggaagaaatggagacagtgagagattttactttcttgggctccttgatcactgcagatggtgacagcagtcacgaaattaaaagatcgccgaagaattgatgcttttgaattattgtgctggaggagactcttgagagtcccatggactgcaagaagatcaaacctatccattctgaaggaaatcagccctgagtgctcactggaaggacagatcctgaagctgaggttccaatactttggccacctcatgagaagagaagaatcctcggaaaagaccctgatgttgggaaagattgagggcactaggagaaggggacgtcagaggacaagatggttggacagtgttctcaaagctacgaacatgagtttgaccaaactgcgggaggcagtgcaagacaggagtgcctggcgtgctatggtccatggggtcacgaagagtcggacacgactaaacgactaaacaacaacaaccatcactTCTTACTAATTTACACTGAATCTCATTTCATTTATTGTTGCCAGCTTATCACAATCACAACACAGCACAATCACAAGTCCTTCCTGCTGAAGGATGATTGGTGCAAGGTGGAGGAAGGTAAGGATGAATCTGTATATCTTAAattcaggtctccacatttccacagcaatttgcaatttggtgttgttgttttttaaaaaaataaaaataaaaatcctcatgaaaatttatcaccTTTTTAGTGTTCAGTTTtgacaaatatacacatttttgcaaagactccactaatataatgcattttccccCTACACATTGTTTGACtaaagaacagcattgcaaaattggggaaagtgtgaattttgaaggagagcTATGTTTCTGTTCACATCTTGGTTCATACATGCCCTGATGCTTTCCTTTCTGTGACTGCCTTAAACAGGAGCAAAAGGATTTCTCTTCATTCTCTACGCTGTCTCCCTTCTACAACTGTAATCTCCCACATAATTTAGTTGACTAAGAGGTTATAAGCCAGCCACAGAGTTCTGAGATCTGGAAGACTAAGGTGAAAAAGAGAATCTTTACTGCTCAcattcataggtgccaactccctggggccctgggtgcctgagcacccacaaaattcctcaTGAATGGCACTCataaatttcagtgccagggctacATGACACCCATGGCTCCGGGCAACAACAGTTGTGGGGCCAAGTTGACACTCTTATGGGACAAATACCTCCATTTGAGACTGAGACATATAAAACTGAAAGCTGTCAGTCATGTGCATTGAGAAGCCGACcatttgagccagtgtggtgtagtggttaagagcggtagacttgtaatctggggaaccgggttcatgtctccgctcctccacatgcagctgctgggtgaccttgggctagtcacacttctttgaagtctctcagccccagtcacctcacagagtgtttgttgtgggggaggaagggaaaggagaatgttagccgctttgagactccttgttgttgttgtttagtcgtttagtcgtgtccgactcttcgtgaccccatggaccatagcacgccaggcactcctgtcttgcactgcctcccgcagtttggtcaaactcatgttcgtagcttcgagaacactgtccaaccatcttgtcctctgtcgtccccttctccttgtgccctccatctttcccagcatcaaggtcttttccaaggattcttctcttctcatgaggtggccaaagtattggagcctcagcttcacgatctgtccttccagggagcactcagggctgatttccttaagaatggataggtttgatcttcttgcagtccatgggactctcaagagtctcctccagcaccacaattcaaaagcatcaattcttcggcgatcagccttctttatggtccagctctcacttccatacatcactactgggaaaaccatagctttaactatacggacctttgtcggcaaggtgatgtctctgctttttaagatgctgtctaggtttgtcattgcttttctcccaagaagcagacgtcttttaatttcgtgactccttagggtagtgataaagcaggatatcaaatccaatctcctcctcctcctcctcttcctcctcctcctcctctccttcttcttcttcaatacaGTGCCTCAAATTAGACTTTTGAACTTTAGAAGTTATGATGATAATAGCATTCAGATGTGTATTACAAAGCTAGCTTACACACTTATTTCTGATCTATCAAGTTATCTTTACAATCTTCTTAATTTAGAACTCTGTCCTCCTTGCCATGAACTTCTTCACAGCCTTTTTCACATCCTTGTTCCTTAAGCTGTAAATGAGGGGGTTCAGCATGGGAAAGACTACTGTGTAGAATGTGGAAGCCCATTTTTCACTCCCAATGGCATAGCTGGAACTGGGGCGTGAGTAAATGAAGAGGATGGAGCCATAGTATAAGGTGACAGCTGTCAGGTGGGAGGCACATGTGGAGAAGGCTTTGCGCCTACCATCAGTGGAGTGGATTCTCAAGATGGCCACTAGTATAAAGGCGTAAGAGGCAAGGATGAAGGCTGAAGGGGCAATGATGTTAAAAGTCAGGAGAATGTACAGCATAGTCTGGTAATTCTCCGACACATTACAGGAAAGCTTCACCAGAGGAGGTACGTCGCAGAAGAAGTCATCAATGACATTGCCATCACAGAAGCTCAATGTGAAGGTTTCACTAGTAAGGACAGTGGCATTGATGAACCCCCCGAGATAAGAGAGGGCCACCAGTGCTGTGCACAGCTTTGTGGACATGGCAGTGGCATATGAGAGTGGCTTAGCAATGGCCACATAACGGTCATAGGCCATGGCTGCCAGAAGGTAGCACTCGCTATAGGCAAGGCCAGCTGAGAAGAAGAATTGGGAGGCACAACCACCAAAGGAAATGCTCTTGTCTTCAGAGATGCAGTTCACCAAGATCTTTGGCGTGTAGACGGAGGAATACCACAGATCCAGGAAGGAAAGGTTCCCAATGAAGAAATACATGGGTGTCTGGAGGTGAGAGCTGCTGCAGATTAGAACAATGAGTGCAATGTTCCCGGCTAGACTAGCTATATAAATGATGAGAAACACCACAAACAGTATCAGTTGCAGTTTGGGATTTGTTGTGAATCCCAAAAGGATGAATTCA
The nucleotide sequence above comes from Zootoca vivipara chromosome 1, rZooViv1.1, whole genome shotgun sequence. Encoded proteins:
- the LOC118089994 gene encoding olfactory receptor 9G19-like; translated protein: MYFFIGNLSFLDLWYSSVYTPKILVNCISEDKSISFGGCASQFFFSAGLAYSECYLLAAMAYDRYVAIAKPLSYATAMSTKLCTALVALSYLGGFINATVLTSETFTLSFCDGNVIDDFFCDVPPLVKLSCNVSENYQTMLYILLTFNIIAPSAFILASYAFILVAILRIHSTDGRRKAFSTCASHLTAVTLYYGSILFIYSRPSSSYAIGSEKWASTFYTVVFPMLNPLIYSLRNKDVKKAVKKFMARRTEF